From Pedobacter indicus, a single genomic window includes:
- a CDS encoding GLPGLI family protein, producing the protein MNKTMKNIVNALFAVVFILLGTQLSYGQYAYFAESGKIEYEKRVNMFAKIKGRITEDDVFMKKLYEDYRKNQPQFVTMKTSLSFNKNQSLYQITEEPKTASNWFSNEPWIMVKNTILTNFESEDVVAVKKIFGEDFVLKDKQREILWKYTNEVREIAGFECKRANGLMMDSIYVVAFYTDEILASGGPESFSGLPGMILGVALPHENVTWFATKVEIDKPGPINNPEEPRRADHVDREGLKAFLEKNLGNWGRYGSEAVKASML; encoded by the coding sequence ATGAATAAGACAATGAAAAACATAGTGAATGCACTTTTTGCAGTAGTTTTTATACTACTAGGAACCCAATTAAGTTATGGACAGTATGCGTATTTCGCTGAAAGTGGAAAAATTGAATATGAAAAGCGGGTGAACATGTTTGCGAAGATAAAGGGTCGCATAACAGAAGACGATGTTTTTATGAAAAAACTTTATGAAGACTATCGTAAAAACCAGCCTCAATTTGTAACCATGAAAACATCACTGTCTTTTAATAAAAACCAGAGTCTTTATCAGATTACCGAAGAGCCCAAAACGGCTAGCAATTGGTTTAGTAATGAGCCTTGGATAATGGTCAAGAATACAATTCTGACTAACTTTGAATCAGAAGACGTAGTGGCTGTGAAGAAAATATTTGGTGAGGACTTTGTATTGAAAGATAAGCAACGCGAGATTTTATGGAAGTACACCAATGAAGTTAGAGAGATTGCAGGGTTTGAATGTAAACGTGCGAATGGATTGATGATGGATTCGATCTATGTGGTAGCTTTCTATACAGATGAGATCCTGGCATCTGGCGGACCGGAGTCTTTTTCCGGCTTACCGGGAATGATCTTAGGTGTAGCTCTGCCGCACGAGAATGTGACTTGGTTTGCAACCAAGGTGGAAATCGACAAACCAGGTCCAATTAACAATCCCGAAGAACCCAGACGAGCGGATCATGTAGATCGTGAAGGTCTGAAGGCATTTCTTGAAAAGAATTTAGGCAACTGGGGACGATATGGCTCGGAAGCAGTGAAAGCATCCATGTTATAG
- a CDS encoding TonB-dependent receptor, translating to MRKPILLLVLLFSVVLATYAQKPYKVQGSIVDTTSALTLKNAVITVLRAQDSIFVDYTRATEDGSFVIDDLDTGQYILMASYPKYTDFVERFTLDLTNTELDLGEVNMLLMSELLSEVVITGRNAITIKGDTIEFDASKYTIQPNDKVEDLLAQLPGIQVDKDGNITAQGETVSKVLVDGEEFFGDDPTLVTKNIRGDMVDKVQLYDKKSDQATFTGIDDGEKTKTINIQLKEDSKHGMFGKVDAGVGTEELYEGQVMFNKFKGSEKIAAYGTIANTGKIGLNWQDSEKYGSTNLNVSDGMIYIDGGSGNDELESWGGQYNGQGIPLARSGGVHYDNKWNDKKENINANYKIGDLEVDGDRSTISQNALPTGKINRNSNEVFNNYIFRHKADARYEINFDSTSTLKISVDGMLKDSRSRSDNESATFDEAYDPLNRSIRRTTNEGDSKSFNASALWNKKLAKEGRTISIGLDQRVGQDNALGFLMSENEFYGEDGAIDSIQIIDQQKNNRTESVVFNSNIAYTEPLSEFWKLSVNYRFNLNNSQSSLLSYNQNGGGYNELDSTFSNDFKLDQLLNELGATLNFKKDKNTLNMTMSAANVNFKQIDQFSDDILNRDFINLNPRVNWTYAFSNQKSFRLSYYGNTSQPSVHQIQPVQSNTDPMNISVGNPDLDPSFRHSFNGGYNSYKVLSGQYIGLYFNGSVTNNAIINNTLTDEAGKSVYSYENLKDKKPMNFSGYVYFGSKIKSLDLDWGGNADYGVNTYYNIINSELNETKSNNISFALNLSKNEKDKYSFRLYAGPSYTSNVASLQESSSKGWGFNSSAYFRVFLPAKIEVASDARYTYSEATQVFAEDFERLIWNASVQKKFLKTDELILKIQANDLLDQNKGFNRNAHATGFTQTDYTTISRYFMFSIIWDFNKMGNKAK from the coding sequence ATGCGTAAACCGATTTTATTGCTGGTGCTGCTATTCTCCGTCGTATTAGCCACGTACGCTCAAAAACCTTACAAGGTGCAGGGTTCTATTGTCGACACAACTTCTGCATTGACATTGAAAAACGCGGTTATCACCGTCCTTCGTGCACAAGATTCAATTTTTGTTGATTATACCCGAGCTACCGAAGACGGAAGCTTTGTTATCGATGATCTGGATACGGGGCAATATATCTTAATGGCTTCCTATCCGAAGTATACGGATTTTGTCGAGCGTTTTACCTTGGATTTAACAAACACCGAACTGGATCTGGGCGAAGTGAATATGTTGCTTATGTCTGAATTGTTGAGCGAAGTCGTAATTACAGGCAGGAATGCAATTACAATTAAAGGTGATACCATTGAGTTTGATGCAAGTAAATACACTATACAACCAAATGATAAGGTGGAAGATTTGTTGGCACAATTGCCTGGTATCCAAGTGGACAAAGATGGTAACATCACGGCACAAGGGGAGACGGTCAGCAAGGTTTTAGTTGATGGAGAAGAGTTTTTTGGTGATGATCCAACGTTAGTAACCAAGAACATACGTGGTGATATGGTAGATAAAGTTCAACTCTATGATAAAAAGAGTGATCAGGCAACTTTCACCGGTATTGACGATGGCGAAAAGACTAAAACCATAAATATTCAGCTGAAAGAAGATAGCAAGCATGGTATGTTCGGTAAAGTGGATGCGGGCGTTGGTACTGAAGAGCTGTACGAAGGGCAGGTGATGTTTAATAAGTTTAAGGGTAGTGAAAAGATAGCTGCTTACGGTACGATTGCCAATACGGGTAAAATTGGGCTGAATTGGCAGGATAGTGAGAAGTACGGAAGTACGAATTTAAATGTTTCCGACGGAATGATTTATATTGACGGTGGTTCGGGCAACGACGAGCTGGAGTCCTGGGGCGGTCAGTATAACGGTCAGGGTATACCACTCGCCCGATCGGGAGGTGTACATTATGATAATAAATGGAACGACAAAAAAGAAAATATCAATGCCAACTATAAAATAGGAGATCTGGAAGTAGATGGTGACCGATCAACGATCAGCCAGAACGCATTGCCTACTGGAAAGATTAACCGAAATTCTAACGAGGTGTTTAACAACTACATTTTCAGACACAAAGCTGATGCACGATATGAGATTAATTTCGATAGTACCTCGACTTTAAAAATTAGCGTCGATGGAATGCTGAAAGATAGCCGCTCACGAAGTGACAATGAATCAGCTACATTTGATGAAGCTTATGACCCATTGAACCGGAGTATTCGCCGAACAACCAATGAAGGCGACAGTAAATCGTTCAATGCAAGTGCATTGTGGAATAAGAAATTAGCAAAGGAAGGAAGAACTATTTCCATTGGCTTGGATCAACGCGTCGGTCAGGATAATGCATTGGGATTCCTAATGTCAGAGAATGAATTTTATGGAGAAGACGGTGCTATAGATAGTATACAGATCATCGACCAGCAAAAGAACAATCGCACAGAGAGTGTGGTTTTTAACTCAAATATTGCTTATACCGAACCTCTATCTGAGTTCTGGAAACTATCTGTCAACTATCGCTTTAATTTGAATAATAGTCAGTCGAGCCTTTTATCTTACAACCAGAATGGAGGGGGTTATAACGAATTGGACAGCACCTTTAGTAATGACTTCAAACTCGATCAATTATTAAATGAACTGGGTGCTACACTGAATTTCAAAAAAGATAAGAACACATTGAACATGACGATGTCAGCCGCGAACGTGAATTTTAAGCAGATTGATCAGTTTAGCGACGATATCTTAAATCGGGATTTTATCAATCTAAATCCAAGAGTGAACTGGACTTATGCGTTCTCGAATCAGAAATCTTTTCGGTTAAGTTATTACGGAAATACTTCTCAACCATCGGTTCATCAGATCCAGCCGGTACAGAGCAATACGGATCCCATGAATATATCAGTAGGTAATCCGGATCTAGATCCATCATTCAGACATAGCTTCAATGGAGGATATAATTCTTATAAAGTGTTAAGTGGACAGTATATCGGTCTATACTTCAATGGCTCAGTAACCAATAATGCGATTATCAACAATACACTTACCGATGAAGCAGGGAAGAGTGTTTACAGTTATGAAAATCTAAAAGATAAGAAGCCCATGAACTTCTCTGGTTATGTGTATTTCGGAAGTAAAATTAAGAGCCTCGATTTGGATTGGGGTGGAAATGCTGACTATGGGGTAAATACCTATTATAACATTATTAATTCAGAGTTGAACGAGACGAAAAGCAATAACATCTCGTTTGCGTTGAATCTGAGTAAAAATGAAAAAGATAAATATTCATTCCGATTGTATGCTGGCCCATCGTATACATCAAATGTGGCTTCACTACAGGAATCCTCTAGTAAGGGGTGGGGTTTTAATTCAAGCGCTTATTTCCGAGTGTTTCTGCCTGCCAAAATTGAGGTAGCTTCTGACGCTCGTTACACCTATTCCGAGGCGACACAGGTTTTTGCGGAAGATTTTGAACGTTTGATCTGGAACGCGAGTGTGCAGAAGAAATTCTTGAAAACGGATGAATTGATTTTGAAAATTCAGGCAAATGATCTGTTGGATCAGAATAAGGGTTTTAACAGGAATGCGCACGCTACAGGCTTTACACAAACAGATTATACAACCATCAGTCGATATTTCATGTTCTCGATTATATGGGACTTTAACAAAATGGGTAATAAAGCAAAATAA
- a CDS encoding hydroxypyruvate isomerase family protein, translated as MTKLSTNLSRRNAIKFAGVTSATLLGSGVFNHISAAENILPTELKGRVNHSVCRWCYNSIPLEDLCIAAKEIGLTSIELIDPPEWPILKKHGLTCALTQGAGLGIERGFNNPDLHDELVKSFEEVIPQVAAAGYDQIICFSGNRNGMDDETGLKNCAAGLKRLIPIAEKYKVTMVMELLNSKVNHPDYQCDHTAWGVELCEQVGSEQFKLLYDIYHMQIMEGDVIATIKKYHPYISHYHTGGVPGRNEIDETQELYYPAIIKSILDTGYKGFVSQEFIPSRPDQLASLKQGVEICDV; from the coding sequence ATGACGAAGCTAAGTACAAATTTATCCAGAAGAAATGCAATCAAATTTGCAGGTGTTACTTCTGCTACCCTACTGGGTAGCGGTGTATTTAATCACATTTCAGCAGCCGAAAACATTTTACCCACCGAGCTCAAAGGAAGAGTAAACCATTCCGTATGCCGCTGGTGTTATAATTCCATACCGTTAGAAGATCTCTGCATTGCAGCAAAGGAAATTGGATTAACATCCATTGAATTAATCGATCCTCCTGAATGGCCAATCCTTAAAAAACACGGATTAACCTGCGCGCTTACACAAGGAGCAGGATTGGGCATCGAACGCGGATTCAACAATCCTGACCTTCACGATGAATTGGTAAAAAGCTTCGAAGAGGTCATCCCTCAAGTTGCTGCCGCTGGATATGATCAAATCATCTGCTTTTCCGGAAATCGAAACGGAATGGACGACGAAACAGGACTCAAAAATTGTGCAGCTGGATTGAAACGACTAATACCAATTGCTGAAAAATATAAGGTTACCATGGTTATGGAGCTTCTAAACAGCAAGGTGAATCACCCCGACTATCAATGTGACCATACGGCATGGGGCGTTGAACTTTGTGAGCAGGTCGGGTCAGAGCAATTTAAACTGCTTTATGATATTTATCATATGCAAATCATGGAGGGCGATGTAATAGCCACTATCAAGAAATACCATCCTTATATCTCACATTATCATACGGGTGGTGTACCTGGACGAAATGAAATAGATGAAACCCAAGAGCTCTACTACCCTGCCATCATTAAATCCATTCTTGATACCGGATACAAAGGTTTTGTTTCACAGGAATTCATCCCTTCCCGACCCGATCAGCTTGCTTCATTAAAACAGGGAGTGGAGATATGTGACGTATAA
- a CDS encoding tetratricopeptide repeat protein — translation MYCRVAVIFLVLFSANYSVHAQDSLNNDHLLKLYQAGDYVRAAEYIKSASVDTADHNILNNLGYAYRMAGNLAEAEKTYQALYQQDSLAYTTIMNLASVYFNRGNIKKASSLYQQALLIDTTNIKVYQRLSEVAIKRNETESAYEYLRKANILDPINPSVAYNLSMVAISLQDYLFADSVIQVALEDDSVNINLLYAKAVTKDYLKEYPVGIETCEKLMELGCDSLMVMPMIGAMYYYNKDYEKCIETLTWLENEIVDLKEGDKYYLAMSYLRTKSYDEGFTYLDAAIEQSISPNTARYYRDKGEFQHYNGHHKSAVISYLRSLDFGPSPSAYYQLALINDYQLKKEEEALIYYKRFIELQEFQPAQSDILEFVESRIQEIETRTKSVKLTDSSARSQ, via the coding sequence ATGTATTGTAGAGTCGCCGTGATTTTTCTCGTTTTATTTTCAGCTAACTACTCTGTTCACGCTCAAGATTCGCTTAACAATGATCATCTACTGAAGTTATATCAGGCGGGCGACTATGTTCGGGCTGCCGAATATATAAAAAGCGCTTCCGTTGACACTGCGGATCATAATATCCTTAACAATCTTGGTTACGCGTACCGGATGGCGGGCAACCTCGCTGAAGCTGAAAAAACTTATCAAGCACTTTACCAACAAGACAGCCTGGCTTATACCACGATTATGAATTTGGCCAGTGTCTATTTCAACCGCGGAAATATCAAAAAAGCTTCATCATTATACCAACAAGCATTACTCATCGATACCACAAATATCAAAGTATATCAACGTCTCTCAGAAGTAGCCATCAAACGTAACGAAACCGAATCGGCATACGAATATCTGCGTAAAGCCAATATTCTTGATCCGATAAATCCGTCAGTTGCTTACAATTTAAGCATGGTCGCAATTTCTCTGCAAGATTATTTGTTCGCTGACTCCGTTATTCAAGTAGCACTAGAAGATGACTCTGTAAACATCAATCTTCTTTATGCAAAAGCGGTGACAAAAGATTATTTAAAAGAATATCCAGTAGGTATCGAAACTTGCGAAAAACTAATGGAGCTGGGCTGTGATTCTCTCATGGTCATGCCCATGATAGGCGCTATGTACTATTACAATAAAGACTACGAGAAATGTATTGAAACACTCACCTGGCTAGAGAATGAGATTGTCGATCTCAAGGAAGGGGACAAATATTATTTAGCAATGAGTTACCTAAGAACCAAGAGCTATGACGAAGGCTTCACTTATTTGGATGCCGCGATCGAACAATCTATTTCTCCAAATACTGCTCGTTACTACCGAGATAAAGGAGAATTTCAACACTATAACGGTCATCACAAATCGGCAGTAATCTCCTATTTGCGTAGTCTGGATTTCGGTCCTAGCCCATCGGCCTATTATCAGCTTGCCCTGATAAATGACTACCAGCTAAAAAAGGAAGAGGAAGCTCTCATCTATTACAAACGTTTTATCGAACTGCAAGAGTTTCAGCCGGCTCAATCCGATATACTTGAATTTGTTGAAAGCCGCATTCAAGAAATTGAAACGCGGACAAAAAGCGTAAAACTTACTGATTCGTCAGCTCGTTCACAGTAA
- a CDS encoding DUF7133 domain-containing protein, whose product MKKYLAFASFLLCLIYFSSCGTDVQRSSQSTPLDSAFIDSLVQYAPPLSPGDALRAMVVEDGFDVMLVASEPLINSPIAMTFDNDGRAWVLEMTSFMPDIEGEGERAPTSKIVILKDTDSDGDFDDRKVFLDSLILPRALSFVGDGILVAEPPYLWYYDIDEDRPINKQLVDSTYASGDNVEHQSNGLLRGLDNWIYNSDQDKRYRRIDGEWVIEKTHLRGQWGITQDNYGHLYYNNNSQNVLGDYFSPSLGSENENQRRVAGYNERIVRNNRVYPIRQTTGVNRGYQSGTLDSNLRLVNFTAASGPVVYRGDLFGEAYDENVFVGEPSANLIKRNVLSRNGNKIEGEQVYEGREFLASYDERFRPVTLYNGPDGALYVIDMYRGILQHKLYITEYLRKEITARSLENPLTYGRIYKVVPEGSNPKPVKISNKPKDLLKLLGHKNGWVRDRAQQLIVDRQLRNLVPDLKKNVQKANNPLLRIHSLWALEGLGSLEASEVLTLLESDDWNLREQALVAMRAVVNKDNYGEFLSIQQEMVANADSLAAPYLAFQSHLIRKFDEPAAEELLLSLSKTFPDNPYVSDAIISNLHNREADFKGRLADIKLDTASLLQKRFGKILIDIEENKNRPAVNPLVSRYPRGAALFKNTCQTCHGENGDGIEQLAPPLNNSEWVTGDKDRLIALVLYGLSGKIEVNGKSYDDIVGEMPGIGSNRDIVDEEIAQLLSFIRQSWNNEASKVSRPDIIKIRNKYGDRQKSFTVNELTNQ is encoded by the coding sequence ATGAAAAAATATCTTGCGTTTGCATCCTTCCTCCTGTGTTTAATTTATTTCAGTTCGTGCGGAACAGATGTGCAAAGAAGTTCACAATCCACACCTCTTGACAGTGCTTTTATTGATAGTTTGGTGCAGTATGCACCACCGCTGAGTCCCGGCGACGCATTGCGGGCTATGGTGGTGGAAGATGGTTTTGATGTGATGCTTGTTGCATCTGAGCCGCTTATTAATTCTCCAATCGCCATGACCTTTGATAATGACGGAAGAGCGTGGGTATTGGAAATGACGAGTTTTATGCCCGATATCGAAGGGGAAGGTGAAAGGGCGCCAACGAGCAAGATTGTGATCTTGAAAGATACAGATTCAGATGGGGACTTTGATGACCGAAAAGTATTTTTAGATTCATTGATTCTTCCGCGTGCTTTGAGTTTTGTCGGTGACGGGATTTTGGTTGCCGAGCCACCGTATTTGTGGTATTATGATATTGACGAGGATCGGCCTATTAATAAGCAGTTGGTTGACTCTACCTATGCGTCGGGTGATAATGTGGAGCACCAAAGCAACGGTTTGCTGAGAGGTTTGGATAACTGGATATACAATAGTGATCAGGACAAGCGTTATAGGCGAATAGATGGGGAATGGGTAATTGAAAAAACACATTTGCGCGGACAGTGGGGGATTACACAAGATAATTACGGGCACCTTTATTATAATAACAATTCTCAGAATGTTTTGGGCGATTATTTTTCTCCTTCTCTGGGTAGTGAAAATGAAAATCAACGCCGTGTTGCGGGTTACAATGAGCGTATTGTTAGAAATAATCGCGTATACCCGATTCGGCAGACGACCGGCGTTAATCGCGGGTACCAGTCGGGTACACTTGATTCAAATTTGCGATTGGTAAACTTTACGGCAGCAAGTGGTCCAGTAGTGTACCGTGGAGACTTGTTTGGCGAAGCGTATGATGAGAATGTTTTTGTGGGTGAACCATCAGCTAATTTGATTAAAAGGAATGTGCTGTCAAGAAACGGAAATAAAATTGAAGGGGAACAAGTTTATGAAGGACGCGAGTTTCTAGCGAGCTATGACGAGCGTTTTCGACCGGTTACTCTTTACAACGGACCAGATGGAGCCTTATATGTTATCGATATGTATCGCGGTATTCTTCAGCATAAATTATACATTACAGAGTATTTGCGAAAGGAGATTACTGCCCGTTCGTTGGAAAATCCATTGACCTACGGTCGTATTTATAAGGTAGTGCCAGAAGGAAGTAATCCGAAACCTGTGAAGATTTCGAATAAGCCGAAGGATCTTCTTAAGTTATTGGGTCATAAAAATGGCTGGGTGCGTGATCGTGCACAGCAGCTTATTGTTGATAGGCAATTACGTAACCTTGTTCCTGATTTAAAGAAAAATGTACAAAAAGCGAACAACCCACTCTTGAGAATTCATTCATTGTGGGCATTGGAAGGTTTAGGTTCGTTGGAGGCGTCTGAGGTTCTAACATTATTGGAGTCGGACGACTGGAATTTAAGAGAACAAGCGCTGGTGGCTATGAGAGCAGTAGTGAATAAGGATAATTACGGGGAGTTTCTTTCTATTCAACAAGAGATGGTGGCAAATGCTGATTCATTAGCGGCGCCTTATCTTGCTTTCCAAAGTCATTTGATCCGCAAGTTTGATGAGCCGGCAGCAGAAGAGTTGTTGCTGTCTTTGTCGAAAACTTTTCCTGATAACCCTTATGTGTCAGATGCGATTATCAGTAATCTTCATAACCGGGAAGCTGACTTTAAGGGAAGGCTGGCTGATATAAAACTGGATACAGCGAGTTTGCTACAGAAACGATTCGGAAAGATTTTAATTGACATCGAAGAGAATAAAAACCGACCTGCAGTTAATCCGTTGGTTAGTCGCTATCCGCGTGGTGCGGCGTTGTTCAAAAATACTTGCCAAACTTGTCACGGGGAAAACGGTGATGGAATTGAGCAGTTGGCTCCGCCGTTAAACAACTCGGAATGGGTGACTGGTGATAAAGATCGTTTAATTGCTTTGGTATTGTACGGTTTAAGTGGAAAGATTGAAGTAAATGGAAAGTCATATGACGATATTGTCGGTGAAATGCCGGGGATTGGGTCAAACCGGGATATCGTGGATGAAGAGATAGCGCAGCTATTGTCGTTTATCAGACAAAGTTGGAATAATGAGGCTTCCAAGGTGAGCCGTCCGGATATTATTAAAATACGCAATAAATATGGTGATCGACAGAAATCGTTTACTGTGAACGAGCTGACGAATCAGTAA
- a CDS encoding FAD-dependent oxidoreductase, whose protein sequence is MRTFLLTTFLSCFLLTSTVRASKNTEHYDILIYGATSSGVVAAYTAKKMGKSVILIATDEHVGGLSSGGLGQTDIGNKQAIGGISRDFYKRLGDIYGEEETWQFEPSAASKVFSDYLSEADVPVIYNKRIDRVSKENEQITSVVLVNTYGSRGKKKEISADVFLDCTYEGDLLALAGVSYTVGREDNSQYGETYSGFHLPEYHKVSGYHQFPDGVSPYVDPDDPSSGLLWGISDMKPVENGVGDKGVQAYNFRICLTDSAENRIPITRPKDYDPKKYELLVRLFEAQPDMRKIGQYFIWTRMPNRKTDVNNRGGFSTDMIGENHNWPEASFKERKKIFEEHLSYTKGLLYFFVSDERVPDSLQNFVSQWGYPKDEYVDNNHFTPQLYIREGRRMVGEYVMTEHNCTGKAVVDDPIGMGAYGMDSHNVNRLVVNGMVKNEGNVEIRVKAPYSISYRAITPKREECTNLLVPIALSASHIAFGSIRMEPVFMVLGQSAAIAAAQAIDEDNAVQDIDYKVLESKLLEEKQILRL, encoded by the coding sequence ATGAGAACTTTCCTTTTGACGACTTTTTTAAGTTGTTTTTTGTTAACATCGACGGTAAGAGCTTCTAAGAATACCGAACATTATGACATTTTGATCTATGGTGCTACCTCTTCGGGGGTGGTGGCCGCATATACAGCGAAGAAAATGGGTAAATCAGTGATTCTGATTGCTACAGATGAACATGTAGGAGGTTTGTCTTCGGGCGGACTGGGACAAACGGATATTGGTAATAAGCAGGCTATCGGCGGTATATCACGTGATTTCTATAAGCGATTGGGGGATATCTATGGCGAAGAAGAAACCTGGCAGTTTGAACCTAGTGCTGCTTCCAAGGTATTTAGCGATTATCTTTCGGAAGCTGACGTGCCTGTGATTTACAATAAGCGGATTGATCGCGTTTCGAAAGAAAACGAACAGATAACATCTGTCGTTTTGGTAAATACGTACGGTTCGCGCGGAAAGAAAAAAGAAATCAGTGCCGATGTGTTTTTGGATTGTACTTATGAAGGCGATCTATTGGCATTGGCTGGGGTTTCCTATACAGTAGGCAGGGAAGACAATAGTCAATATGGTGAGACCTATAGCGGTTTCCACCTGCCTGAGTACCATAAGGTGTCAGGATATCATCAGTTTCCCGATGGGGTTAGTCCCTATGTCGATCCGGATGATCCTTCAAGTGGTTTGCTATGGGGGATAAGTGATATGAAGCCAGTTGAAAATGGTGTTGGTGATAAAGGTGTTCAGGCATACAACTTTCGTATTTGCTTGACAGACAGTGCGGAAAATAGGATCCCGATTACACGGCCGAAAGATTATGATCCGAAAAAATATGAATTACTTGTTCGCTTGTTTGAGGCGCAGCCGGATATGCGTAAAATTGGTCAATACTTTATCTGGACCAGAATGCCGAACAGAAAAACAGATGTAAATAATCGTGGTGGTTTTTCTACTGATATGATCGGGGAGAACCATAATTGGCCGGAAGCAAGCTTTAAGGAGCGTAAGAAGATTTTTGAAGAGCACCTTTCTTATACAAAGGGCTTACTGTATTTCTTTGTCAGTGACGAGCGTGTTCCTGACTCTTTGCAGAATTTTGTTTCACAATGGGGTTACCCGAAAGATGAGTATGTGGATAATAATCATTTTACACCGCAGCTTTATATTCGTGAGGGCAGAAGAATGGTTGGTGAATATGTGATGACGGAGCATAACTGTACGGGAAAAGCAGTAGTTGACGATCCGATAGGCATGGGAGCCTATGGGATGGATAGTCATAATGTGAACCGTTTGGTAGTGAACGGGATGGTTAAAAATGAAGGGAATGTTGAGATCCGCGTAAAAGCTCCGTACTCGATTTCTTATCGTGCCATTACCCCAAAACGTGAAGAATGTACAAATCTGTTGGTGCCGATAGCATTGTCCGCCTCACATATCGCTTTTGGATCGATCCGGATGGAGCCTGTATTTATGGTTTTGGGTCAAAGTGCTGCGATTGCTGCGGCGCAAGCTATTGACGAGGATAACGCGGTACAGGATATTGATTATAAAGTATTGGAGTCAAAATTGTTGGAAGAAAAACAGATACTTCGATTGTAA